From Brachionichthys hirsutus isolate HB-005 chromosome 7, CSIRO-AGI_Bhir_v1, whole genome shotgun sequence, the proteins below share one genomic window:
- the LOC137896183 gene encoding glycogen phosphorylase, muscle form-like yields MAKPLTDQDKRKQISVRGLAGVENVADLKSNFNRHLHFTLAKDRNVATKRDYYFALANTVRDYLVGRWIRTQQHYYEKDPKRVYYLSLEFYIGRTLQNTMVNLALENACDEATYQLGLDMEELQDIEEDAGLGNGGLGRLAACFLDSMASLGLAAYGYGIRYEFGIFNQKIVGGWQVEEADDWLRYGNPWEKARPEYMRPVHFYGKVEYADDGVKWVDTQVVLALPYDTPVPGYRNNVVNTMRLWSAKAPCDFNLKDFNVGGYIQAVLDRNLAENISRVLYPNDNFFEGKELRLKQEYFVVAATLQDIIRRFKASKFGSTDFVRLDLAMIPDKVAIQLNDTHPALAIPELMRILVDIEKLTWEKAWDIVVRTCAYTNHTVLPEALERWPVDLFQKLLPRHLDIIYEINRRHLERITERYPGDFDRLRRMSLIEEGGGKKINMAHLCIVGSHAVNGVARIHSEIIKNTVFKDFYDVDPQKFQNKTNGITPRRWLVMCNPGLAEVIADRISEEYIRDLDQLKLLLNFVDDDAFIRDVAKVKQENKMKFAAYLEEYYKVKINPNSLFDVHVKRIHEYKRQLLNCLHIITLFNRMKKEPNKSWTPRTILIGGKAAPGYHTAKMIIKLITSIGDVVNNDPVVGDRLKVIFLENYRVTLAEKVIPASDLSEQISTAGTEASGTGNMKFMLNGALTIGTMDGANVEMAEEAGAENLFIFGMTVEDVEALDKKGYDAVSYYQRLPELRKAVDQISGGFFSADQPDLFKDLVNMLMCHDRFKVFADYEDYIVCQEKVSALYKNPKAWTKKVIANIAGCGKFSSDRTISQYATEIWGMEPSLEKIPAPDDPR; encoded by the exons ATGGCCAAACCGCTGACGGACCAGGACAAGAGGAAGCAGATCTCCGTGCGGGGGCTGGCCGGAGTGGAGAACGTGGCCGACCTGAAGAGCAACTTCAACCGGCATCTCCATTTCACGCTGGCGAAGGACCGTAACGTAGCAACCAAGCGGGACTACTACTTCGCCCTGGCCAACACGGTCCGGGACTACCTGGTGGGCCGCTGGATCCGGACGCAGCAGCACTACTATGAGAAAGACCCCAAA CGTGTCTATTACCTGTCTCTGGAGTTCTACATTGGCCGGACTCTGCAGAACACCATGGTTAATCTGGCCTTGGAGAATGCTTGTGATGAAGCTACATACCAG CTTGGTCTTGatatggaggagctgcaggacatTGAGGAAGATGCTGGGTTAGGCAACGGTGGTCTGGGTCGGCTGGCTG CATGTTTCTTGGACTCTATGGCCTCGCTGGGTCTTGCTGCCTATGGATACGGCATTCGTTACGAGTTTGGCATCTTCAATCAGAAAATAGTTGGTGGCTGGCAG GTGGAAGAAGCTGATGACTGGCTGCGTTATGGTAACCCCTGGGAGAAAGCGCGACCTGAGTACATGCGCCCGGTCCACTTCTATGGAAAAGTGGAGTACGCAGATGATGGAGTGAAGTGGGTGGACACACAG GTGGTTCTGGCTCTTCCCTATGACACCCCAGTCCCTGGTTACAGAAACAACGTTGTCAACACGATGAGACTATGGTCAGCTAAGGCCCCTTGTGACTTTAACCTCAAAGACT ttAATGTCGGCGGCTACATTCAGGCTGTACTGGACAGAAACCTGGCTGAGAACATATCCAGGGTTCTGTACCCCAATGACAAT TTCTTTGAAGGGAAGGAGCTGCGTCTGAAGCAGGAGTACTTTGTCGTAGCAGCAACACTTCAAGACATCATTCGCCGATTCAAAGCCTCAAAGTTTGGCTCCACAGACTTCGTACGACTAGACCTTGCTATGATACCAGACAAG GTAGCCATCCAGCTGAATGACACCCATCCTGCTCTGGCCATCCCTGAGCTGATGAGGATCCTGGTGGACATAGAGAAACTCACCTGGGAGAAG GCCTGGGACATCGTGGTCCGTACCTGTGCCTACACCAATCACACAGTCTTGCCTGAAGCTCTGGAACGTTGGCCCGTTGACCTCTTCCAAAAGCTGCTGCCTCGTCACCTGGACATCATCTATGAGATTAACAGGAGACACCTCGAG CGCATCACTGAGCGCTACCCCGGAGACTTCGACCGCCTACGCCGAATGTCTCTAATTGAGGAAGGCGGCGGCAAGAAAATCAACATGGCTCACCTGTGCATTGTGGGATCTCATGCTGTAAATGGAGTAGCCCGTATCCACTCGGAAATCATAAAAAACACGGT GTTCAAGGATTTCTATGATGTTGACCCTCAGAAGTTTCAGAACAAAACCAATGGCATCACCCCCAGACGCTGGCTGGTCATGTGCAACCCTGGCCTGGCTGAGGTCATTGCAGAT AGGATCTCTGAGGAGTACATCCGTGACCTGGACCAGCTGAAGCTACTTCTGAACTTTGTGGACGATGATGCTTTCATTCGGGATGTTGCCAAAGTCAAACAA GAGAACAAGATGAAGTTTGCTGCCTATCTTGAAGAGTACTACAAGGTGAAGATCAACCCCAATTCCTTGTTTGATGTTCACGTGAAGAGGATCCACGAGTACAAACGACAGTTGCTCAACTGCCTGCACATCATCACACTATTCAACC gaATGAAGAAGGAACCCAACAAGTCTTGGACACCCAGAACAATCCTGATTGGTGGAAAG GCAGCTCCGGGATACCACACTGCCAAGATGATCATTAAACTGATCACATCCATTGGAGATGTTGTCAATAATGACCCTGTAGTGGGAGATCGCCTGAAAGTCATCTTCCTGGAGAACTACCGGGTCACTCTGGCTGAGAAAG tCATTCCAGCGTCTGACCTGTCGGAGCAGATCTCGACGGCAGGCACCGAGGCCTCTGGGACGGGAAACATGAAGTTCATGCTGAATGGGGCCCTCACCATCGGCACCATGGATGGGGCCAACGTGGAGATGGCAGAGGAGGCGGGGGCCGAGAATCTCTTCATCTTCGGCATGACTGTGGAAGATGTGGAGGCCCTGGACAAGAAGGG CTATGACGCCGTGTCCTACTACCAGCGCCTCCCTGAGCTGAGGAAGGCCGTGGACCAGATCTCTGGAGGCTTCTTCAGTGCTGACCAGCCCGATCTGTTCAAGGACCTCGTCAACATGCTCATGTGCCATGACAG GTTCAAGGTGTTCGCGGACTACGAGGACTACATCGTATGCCAAGAGAAGGTCAGCGCTCTGTACAAG AACCCTAAAGCGTGGACCAAGAAAGTAATCGCCAACATTGCTGGTTGTGGGAAATTCTCCAGTGATCGGACCATTTCCCAGTATGCCACGGAGATCTGGGGCATGGAGCCGAGCCTGGAGAAAATCCCTGCGCCTGATGACCCTCGCtaa